The genomic stretch CCACGCGTTATGGCATTGCCCGGCTGCAGGCGGGCAGCAGTAATGGCGTCAGCCAGTTCGCCGGCCTGCGTCACGTGCAGACCCTGGATGCCGGGCTGAAGCTGGAAAGCGAATTCCACTACGCGCGGCACCAGTCCGGCCAGCAATACGAACCGGGCAGCGAGCCTCGCCGCGATCAGCTGGCCGGTCAGATTGCCGTGGCACTGCCTTACGCGGTGGGCACCGGCATGAAGGTCGAGCCGTTGTTCGGGCTGGCGCTGCGTCATGATCGGGAGATGGCACTGAATGCGCGTGCCGGTTCCGGCGATCTGCTGCGACTGTCAGCGCAGAGCGACAAGGCGCTGGATGGCGTGCTGGGGGTTCGCCTTGCCTTCCGTGGCGCCGAGGCCCGCGAGGGACGGGGGTGGCGGATCGATGCCGAAGCGCTGGCGCGGCCGCAGCTGTACCGGCAGGACAGCGGGCGCAGCGCCCACTGGGCCGACGACGTCGACACCCGCGTGGCCTTGCCGGGAAATCCGCGCAGCCGTTTCGGCTACGACGGGCGCCTCAGCATCAGTCATCGCAGCAAGGACCGGAGCCTGCTCAGTGTCAGCGCCTATGCCAGCCGCAGTGACGGCATGAATGACCGGGGAATCATGACGACGTATCAGTCGTCATTCTAGTCGCCGGATAAGGCAAAAGACGTGACAGCGGCCTGGTTAACCCGGGCCGCTGGCTGCTTCCTTATTCCCTGTTCCCTTAACGGGATCAAGATTTCCTTGACGGGATCAAGCAGGTTCGGCTGCCTCGTTTTCGATCAGTGCCAGAGCGGCGAACGGATCGTAGGCCTTCCATTGCTGGGCCGGGGAGCCATTGAAGGTATATCCCCAGATCGGCTGGCCGTCGGTAGCCACCCGGCTCTTCACGTCAATGACCAGCGACGTATTGGCCAGGGAAGTGATATAGCCACCCTTTATCAGGAAGCTCCATTGCTGGGTCGGGGTCGGGGTGCCGTTGTACGGCGACAGCACCAGCGGCACCTGGTTGCCGGCCTGGCCATTGGCAAAGTCGATGGCCAGTGTGTTGCCACTGGCGGTCAGCAGGATAACGTTCTTGGCCAGATCGACATCCCAGATGGCATTGCGGCCGCCGCTGATCTTGCTGAGTACCAGCGGGGAGCCACTAATCTGGTCAGGCACACCGATGGCGAAGCTGGTATTGAGTTGCCACTGAATGATTTTCTGCTGAGTCGACATATAAGGCCTCCTTGGAATTATGCCCTCAGAATGGAAGGCACGTATTCGTCATAGGAGGCTTTGCGCCGTGCCGCAATGGATGGCTACCGGCCATTCGACAGCCGGTAGCCATATTTGCAGGGAAACGGGGTGAGTCGCCGGTTCAGCTGTCGAGTCCGGCCTGCACCAGTTCGGCCGCGCGCAACACTGCCCGGGCCTTGTTGCGGGTTTCGGCCCATTCGCTTTCCGGCACCGAGTCGGCGACGATGCCGGCGCCGGCCTGCACGTACAGCGTCTGGTCCTTGATCACCGCGGTGCGGATGGCGATGGCAAGGTCCATGTCGCCATTGAAGCCCAGATAGCCGACCGCGCCGGCATAGATGCCGCGCCGGGTCGGTTCGAACTCGTCGATGATTTCCATCGCCCGCACCTTGGGCGCGCCGGACAGGGTGCCGGCCGGGAAGGTGGCCTTCAGTACGTCCAGATTGCTCATGTCCTCGCGCAGGCGACCCTCGACGCTGGACACGATATGCATCACGTGCGAATAGCGCTCGATCACCATCTGGTCGGTCACCCTGACCGAGCCGATCTCGGTCACGCGGCCGATGTCGTTGCGGCCGAGGTCGATCAGCATCACGTGCTCGGCGATTTCCTTCGGGTCCGCCAGCAGCTCTTCCGCCAGCTGTTCGTCCAGCTCGCGGGTGGCGCCGCGCGGCCGGGTGCCGGCGAGCGGGCGCACGGTCACGGTGCGGTTTTCCTGGCGGACCAGAATCTCCGGCGAACTGCCGACCACGTGAAAATCGTCGAAGTGGTACAGGAACATGTACGGCGACGGGTTCAGGCTGCGCAGCGCGCGGTACAGCGCCAGCGGGCTGTCCGCAAACGGCATGATCATGCGCTGGCTCGGCACCACCTGCATCACGTCGCCATCGACGATATAGCGCTTGATGTCCTCGACGGCCTGCTTGAAGGCCGCCTCGCCCATTTCCGATTGTGCCTCGGTCCGCTGCGACGGCGTCGACAGCGGCAACGGGACCGGTTCGCGCAGCCGGGCGCGCAGCTGCGCGAGCCGGGCCTGCGCTTTCTGCCAGGCATTCGGCACCGCCGGGTCGGCATACACGACCAGGTACAGCTTGCCGGACAGGTTGTCGACTACGGCCAGTTCCTCTGACTGCATCAGCAGGATGTCCGGCGCACCGATCGGGTCCGGCTTGGCCGGGCGTGCGGCCAGCTTTTTCTCGATCAGCTTGATGGTTTCATAGCCGAAGTAACCGACCAGACCGCCGGTAAAGCGGGGCAGGGCCGCTTGCGGCGGGGTGCGGAAGCGTTGCTGGAAAGCTTCGATAAAGCCGAGCGGATCGCCATCCTGGCTCTCGACCACCCGGTCGCCATGTTCGACCTGCACCCGGGTGCCAATCACCCGCAACCGGGTCGAAGACGGCAGGCCGATAAACGAGTAGCGGCCGAAGCGCTCGCCACCGACCACTGATTCCAGCAGGTAGGTGTACGGCGCATTGGCGAGTTTCAGATAGACCGACAGCGGGGTGTCGAGGTCGGCGAACAATTCCAGCGTGACCGGAATGCGGTTGTAACCTTCGGCGGCATAGCGCGCGAAATCGTCTTGCGTCATGAGGGAAGCCCAATCAGGGTAAGGCAGTCAACAGGGAGGGGTGGCGGCCGGAACATCAATTCAGGCTTGCCATCGCCAGCTCGCCGGATTGGGCAGGAATTTCATGTCATGCAAACGGGGTGAGTCGTGATCAGTGCCGATTCTTAACGAATTCGACCGCATCGGCAAGCGTGGCGGCGATGTAGTCTGCCGCGTAGCTGCTGACGTCTTCGTAGCCGTAGCTGACCGAGATCGCCAGGCTGCCGGCATTGCGCGCGCACAGCACGTCATTGATCGAATCGCCGACCATGGCGATTTCCCGCGTCTGGATGCCCAGCGTGTGGGCCACATGGTGCAGCGGCTGTGCGGACGGTTTCTTTTCCGGCAGCGAGTCGCCGCCGACCTGAAGCGCGAACCACGGCGCGAGTTCGAGCCGGGTTGTCAGCTTTTCCGCCAGGGCGATCGACTTGTTGGTGACCAGCGCAATGGCGTAGCCGTTGTCGCGCATCTGCTGCAGCGCATCGAGCACGCCGGGATAGACCCGGGTGTGCACGTCGATATGGTCGCCATACCAGGCGAGGAACACGTTCATCGCCTCGGCGTGCTGTTCGAGCGGCACGCTGCCATCGCGCAGATCGGTCAGCGCCCGGTGGACCAGCGTGGCCACGCCGTCGCCGACGTGGCTGCGGATGCGGTCTTCCGCCAGCGGCGGCAGATGGAAATGGCGGCGAACCTGGTTGGCGGCGGCGGACAGGTCGGGGATCGAATCGACCAGCGTGCCGTCCAGATCAAGAGCAAAAGCGCGGATGGACATGGCTACCCTTCTGGCCCGGCCGGAACCGGGCGGATTGAAACTGTTGCCTGCCATGGTAAGGCAACGGGGGGCGCTTGACGACCCGGCGGCCGCTCAGCCGGCCGGATGCTGCCGGCGCAGCAGCACGAAGATGGCACCGTCGCCGCCGCCCTCGGGCGGCGCCGGACAGTAGGCGAGCACATCGGGATGGCGTCCCAGCGTGGCGCGCACCATCGGCCGCAGCACCGGCTGCCCGGCCACCGAGCCGAAACCCTGACCATGGATGACCGCAACCAGACGGGCACCGTCGTGCACCGAGCGGTGCAGGAACAGCAGCAGCCGGGCCTCGGCCGCATCGCGGTCCAGTCCGTGCAGGTCGAGCCGGCCGGCCAGCGGCCAGTGGCGGGCGCGGATTTTCTTCAGCACGTCGCGCGGGACGCCGTCGCGGGTGAAATCGGCCTGGGCGCGGTCCTCGTCAAACCAGCTGGCGAAATGATCAGCCTCCGGCGGACGGACCATGCCGGTCTGGCGCGGCTGCGGATGTGGCGAGGGCGGCACGCGTGCCGGGTGGACGCGGTTGTCCGGCGCGAGCGGCTGCACATCGCGCATCAACCACGAAAACGACGGGGACGGCGGCGGCAACGGCAAAGCCGGCACGGGTCGGGAGATGACCAGCGCCGGCTTCAGGGCCTTGAGCTGCGCCTTGAGCGGCTTGCGGCTCATGCGGCGTTCATGCTGCAGCGATCCTTACTTGTCGAGGTAACGCTCGGCATCGAGTGCGGCCTGGCAGCCCGACGCCGCACTGGTGA from Microvirgula aerodenitrificans DSM 15089 encodes the following:
- a CDS encoding Smr/MutS family protein, giving the protein MSRKPLKAQLKALKPALVISRPVPALPLPPPSPSFSWLMRDVQPLAPDNRVHPARVPPSPHPQPRQTGMVRPPEADHFASWFDEDRAQADFTRDGVPRDVLKKIRARHWPLAGRLDLHGLDRDAAEARLLLFLHRSVHDGARLVAVIHGQGFGSVAGQPVLRPMVRATLGRHPDVLAYCPAPPEGGGDGAIFVLLRRQHPAG
- a CDS encoding phosphoglycolate phosphatase encodes the protein MSIRAFALDLDGTLVDSIPDLSAAANQVRRHFHLPPLAEDRIRSHVGDGVATLVHRALTDLRDGSVPLEQHAEAMNVFLAWYGDHIDVHTRVYPGVLDALQQMRDNGYAIALVTNKSIALAEKLTTRLELAPWFALQVGGDSLPEKKPSAQPLHHVAHTLGIQTREIAMVGDSINDVLCARNAGSLAISVSYGYEDVSSYAADYIAATLADAVEFVKNRH
- a CDS encoding RICIN domain-containing protein, translated to MSTQQKIIQWQLNTSFAIGVPDQISGSPLVLSKISGGRNAIWDVDLAKNVILLTASGNTLAIDFANGQAGNQVPLVLSPYNGTPTPTQQWSFLIKGGYITSLANTSLVIDVKSRVATDGQPIWGYTFNGSPAQQWKAYDPFAALALIENEAAEPA
- a CDS encoding autotransporter outer membrane beta-barrel domain-containing protein; protein product: MFRVSGAMAVGAVPIAEASNDYRQRTADNQRQQLAAAGIPAGMIDDALSGLAQPAGQRPVTDAGNGRPSSSLPSYPRLSSGIPISSTKKGPSIQGERRATGVSRLSSGIPISSTKKGPPIRRVKSALSTGNYLDKSLRPTRMLGKHFGRVADNVAEDGSGFGINLVSRGQPGTRIGDASYGMVVMQQRFTLGDDAQLTTRYGIARLQAGSSNGVSQFAGLRHVQTLDAGLKLESEFHYARHQSGQQYEPGSEPRRDQLAGQIAVALPYAVGTGMKVEPLFGLALRHDREMALNARAGSGDLLRLSAQSDKALDGVLGVRLAFRGAEAREGRGWRIDAEALARPQLYRQDSGRSAHWADDVDTRVALPGNPRSRFGYDGRLSISHRSKDRSLLSVSAYASRSDGMNDRGIMTTYQSSF
- the trpE gene encoding anthranilate synthase component I; the protein is MTQDDFARYAAEGYNRIPVTLELFADLDTPLSVYLKLANAPYTYLLESVVGGERFGRYSFIGLPSSTRLRVIGTRVQVEHGDRVVESQDGDPLGFIEAFQQRFRTPPQAALPRFTGGLVGYFGYETIKLIEKKLAARPAKPDPIGAPDILLMQSEELAVVDNLSGKLYLVVYADPAVPNAWQKAQARLAQLRARLREPVPLPLSTPSQRTEAQSEMGEAAFKQAVEDIKRYIVDGDVMQVVPSQRMIMPFADSPLALYRALRSLNPSPYMFLYHFDDFHVVGSSPEILVRQENRTVTVRPLAGTRPRGATRELDEQLAEELLADPKEIAEHVMLIDLGRNDIGRVTEIGSVRVTDQMVIERYSHVMHIVSSVEGRLREDMSNLDVLKATFPAGTLSGAPKVRAMEIIDEFEPTRRGIYAGAVGYLGFNGDMDLAIAIRTAVIKDQTLYVQAGAGIVADSVPESEWAETRNKARAVLRAAELVQAGLDS